CTTTGTGTATTAGCTAGTTACGGCTAATATCGGCTAACAGTTTGTCCTACCAGTGATGCGACTTTTGGTTTTTTTGCTAGTTCGGTTATTGCATCCACTAACTAAGTTAGTTACAGTGAATGTACAACTCATCCCTTGGTTGTTGGAGCTTGACTTCATCGCTTTGGGACGGAAAAACCGCCTATAATGGCGGTTTTTTCATTTCTGCCGTACCCCTATGAAAACAACACTCTACATTGACGGCTTCAACCTCTACTACGGGGTACTGAAAGGCAGCCCCTACAAATGGCTCGACGTGGTGAAGCTATTCACCCATATTTGCCAAGAACAAAACCCCGATGCTGAAATTGTCGCTGTGAAGTTTTTTACTGCCCCAGTGAAAGGCAAAATTGCCACCCGTGGTGAACAGGCGGTGATGTCACAGAATGCTTACCACAAGGCTTTGCGGACGCTGTACCCGGACTTGTTCCAAGTCATTGAAGGCTATTTCATCCTTGAAGCAGGGGGAATGCCGCGCTACCAGAACCCGCTGGTGAAAACTGACCGGGTGAACGTCTGGCGATTGGAAGAGAAGAAAACTGACGTAAACATTGCCCTGCATCTGTACCGTGACGCTTACAAGGGCATGGGACAATTGGTGTTGGTTTCCAACGATTCGGATATTGTCCCGGCACTGGAGGCAATACAGGAAGATTTCCCGCAATCCATAACCGCTACGATCATGCCGCGCCTCAAGCCAGCGGGTGGTGAAGCTCGACCGCCTAACGCGGAACTGTCAAACCTTTCACACTGGACACGGCATTACATCCTTGAAGAAGAGTTAAAAGCCTGCCAGCTCCCCAATATGATCCCGACCAAAAAGCGGGCTGTTTACAAGCCTGATTACTGGTGAGTCTTTTAGGCAAATAGGATGTTGGAAAAGGGTAGGGTATTTGCAAGAATGCTGAAAAATCGGTCTATAATGGGCGGCTTTTTTCTGGGCTACGAATAACATTGAAACAACCAATCATTACGCTGGCAGTAGTCGGCATCGCTGCGGTTTCCCTGATGGGCTGTCAACTGAAAGAAGATTCGATGGACTACTTCCAGAATGAATCTGAGGTAATGATCATCAAGGGCGAGAACCACGACCTGAACATTGAGAACCGCCTTGACCGGGTGTCGTTGTATGGCAGCGTGGATATTACCCACGATCAGGCAGGGCTGGCGCAAGCATTGCGGCTGAAAGGGGTGGTGGATGGCATGGTATCCACGTTAGCAAAGGAACAAACGAAAGGTGTCTTGCCTGCCAAAATCGTGCCTATCTTGTACTACAGCATACCCGTTCTTCCAACGCCTCCAGCAACCGACAATGTGCCGCTGTCTGGCTTTGGCATCCAGCAAGCTGTTCCAACACGTTACGGATAGCCTGCAAATCCCGAATTTTGGCATCGACTTCCGCCAGATGTGCCTGTACCAGTTGGTCGGCTTCATGGCAAGGCTGCTGGGGTTGGTCTGCCAGTTGCAGCAGGGAACGGATTTCTTCTAGCCCAAACCCCAAGGATCGCCCACGCCGGATGAACCGCAAGCGTTTGACATCCTCCCCGTCATAATACCGATAGCCGCTGGCTGAACGGGTGGG
Above is a genomic segment from Thiothrix unzii containing:
- a CDS encoding NYN domain-containing protein, giving the protein MKTTLYIDGFNLYYGVLKGSPYKWLDVVKLFTHICQEQNPDAEIVAVKFFTAPVKGKIATRGEQAVMSQNAYHKALRTLYPDLFQVIEGYFILEAGGMPRYQNPLVKTDRVNVWRLEEKKTDVNIALHLYRDAYKGMGQLVLVSNDSDIVPALEAIQEDFPQSITATIMPRLKPAGGEARPPNAELSNLSHWTRHYILEEELKACQLPNMIPTKKRAVYKPDYW
- a CDS encoding MerR family transcriptional regulator, which codes for MQQKLTIGMLSKQSAVKVETIRYYERSGLLPIPTRSASGYRYYDGEDVKRLRFIRRGRSLGFGLEEIRSLLQLADQPQQPCHEADQLVQAHLAEVDAKIRDLQAIRNVLEQLAGCQSQTAAHCRLLEALEERVCCSTR